One Arthrobacter sp. StoSoilB20 DNA segment encodes these proteins:
- a CDS encoding biotin carboxylase N-terminal domain-containing protein encodes MGGTLTIALGSSRTEGVNNLSANPAQPISSPLTKVLIANRGEIAVRIIRAARDEGIASVAVYADPDRDALHVRLADEAYALGGNTAAESYLVMDKIIDVAKQSGADGIHPGYGFLAENAEFAAKVIEAGITWIGPSPEAISALGDKVQARHIAEKVGAPLVPGTADPVESADEILKFAEEFGLPIAIKAAFGGGGRGIKVARTMEEIPELYESAVREAIAAFGRGECFIERFLDAPRHVETQCLADAFGNVVVVSTRDCSLQRRNQKLVEEAPAPYLSEEQNKRLYESSKAILKEANYLGAGTCEFLVGQDGTISFLEVNTRLQVEHCVSEEVTGIDLVREQFRIARGEALGYDDPEVRGHSFEFRITGEDPGRNFMPAPGTITTLKNPTGPGVRIDSGVEQGDVISGNFDSMLSKLIITGATREQALQRSRRALEEMVVEGIPTVIPFDLAVVTDPAFAPAEGSFKVHTRWIETEFVNSIPAWSANAAGAETPDAGERQRVVVEVGGKRLEVVLPSGLGGGTAAISSGSGTKSGKSKKRSRSAGATAAAAGGNALTSPMQGTIVKVAASEGDVVAEGDLIVVLEAMKMEQPLTAHKAGTVRGLAATAGETVAAGAVIATIED; translated from the coding sequence ATGGGCGGAACCCTCACAATCGCGCTAGGCTCCTCAAGGACAGAAGGAGTCAACAACTTGTCAGCTAACCCGGCGCAGCCCATTTCCAGCCCTCTTACCAAGGTCTTGATTGCCAACCGCGGCGAAATCGCGGTCCGCATCATCCGAGCCGCCCGGGACGAAGGCATTGCCTCCGTAGCGGTGTATGCCGACCCTGACCGCGACGCACTCCATGTCCGCCTTGCCGACGAAGCCTACGCTTTGGGGGGCAACACCGCCGCCGAGTCGTATCTGGTGATGGACAAGATCATCGACGTCGCCAAGCAGTCCGGCGCTGACGGTATCCACCCCGGCTACGGCTTCCTGGCCGAAAACGCCGAGTTTGCGGCCAAAGTCATCGAGGCCGGTATCACCTGGATCGGCCCCTCCCCCGAAGCGATTTCAGCCCTTGGCGACAAGGTCCAGGCCCGCCACATCGCCGAGAAAGTGGGCGCTCCCCTGGTCCCCGGTACGGCCGACCCCGTAGAGTCCGCCGACGAAATCTTGAAGTTCGCCGAGGAATTCGGCCTTCCCATCGCCATCAAGGCTGCCTTCGGCGGTGGCGGGCGCGGCATCAAGGTTGCCCGCACCATGGAGGAAATCCCGGAGCTCTACGAATCCGCGGTCCGCGAAGCCATCGCCGCTTTTGGGCGCGGCGAGTGCTTCATCGAGCGTTTCCTTGATGCCCCGCGCCACGTCGAAACCCAGTGCCTGGCCGATGCTTTCGGCAACGTTGTGGTGGTTTCCACCCGCGACTGCTCGCTCCAGCGCCGCAACCAGAAACTTGTTGAAGAAGCCCCGGCTCCGTACCTGAGCGAAGAGCAGAACAAGCGGCTTTACGAGTCCTCCAAAGCCATCCTCAAGGAAGCCAATTACCTCGGCGCCGGAACGTGTGAATTCCTGGTGGGCCAGGACGGCACCATCTCCTTCCTCGAGGTCAACACCCGGCTCCAGGTGGAGCACTGCGTATCCGAGGAAGTCACCGGAATCGACCTCGTCCGTGAACAGTTCCGCATTGCCCGCGGCGAAGCACTCGGCTACGACGACCCCGAGGTCCGCGGCCACTCCTTCGAGTTCCGCATCACCGGCGAGGACCCGGGCCGCAACTTCATGCCCGCGCCCGGCACCATCACCACGCTGAAGAACCCCACCGGCCCCGGCGTCCGGATCGACTCAGGAGTTGAGCAGGGCGACGTCATCAGCGGCAACTTCGACTCCATGCTCTCCAAACTGATCATCACCGGCGCCACCCGCGAGCAAGCCCTCCAGCGTTCGCGCCGTGCGCTGGAGGAGATGGTGGTTGAGGGTATCCCCACCGTCATCCCCTTCGACCTCGCGGTAGTCACCGACCCCGCATTCGCACCGGCGGAAGGCTCGTTCAAGGTGCACACCCGCTGGATCGAGACCGAGTTCGTCAACAGCATCCCGGCATGGTCCGCCAACGCAGCAGGCGCTGAAACGCCCGACGCCGGTGAGCGCCAGCGCGTCGTCGTCGAGGTTGGCGGCAAGAGGCTCGAAGTGGTTCTGCCCTCCGGACTGGGTGGTGGCACCGCAGCAATTTCCAGCGGTTCAGGCACCAAATCCGGCAAGTCCAAGAAGCGCTCCCGCTCGGCCGGCGCCACCGCTGCTGCTGCGGGCGGCAATGCACTCACCTCCCCCATGCAGGGCACCATCGTCAAGGTAGCGGCTTCAGAGGGTGACGTCGTGGCAGAGGGTGACCTGATCGTGGTCCTGGAAGCCATGAAGATGGAACAGCCGCTGACCGCCCACAAGGCAGGCACCGTGCGCGGCCTCGCTGCCACCGCTGGCGAGACGGTCGCAGCTGGTGCGGTCATCGCCACCATCGAGGACTAG
- a CDS encoding MFS transporter, producing MTVDRTADALAPIQSTATAAPALEHRPGRWIANWDAENKGQWESEGRSIAKRNLYWSIFAEFLGFVVWQLWSIVVVQLPAAGFRFDTNQIFWLISIPSLVGATLRIPYTFMVPKFGGRNWTIVSALLLLIPTTGLAICVSNPETPFGVMLLVAALAGFGGGNFASSMANITFFYPAREKGWALGLNAAGGNLGAAVAQLVVPIAITLLAAGTVNLPMAGIIWIPLIIIAAFGAYKYMNNLTNAKGDVAGSLAALKEPHLWIMAFLYIGTFGSFIGFAGVFPKLIKDYFPDFSSIHVGAVALSLAFLGPLVGSLARPYGGRMADRMGGARMTITSFASMAVITLTMIWTLPLKNFWLFLTLFLFLFLASGFGNGATYRMIPVIFATSSRAARSGASSAATARLAASSLGLISAIGAYGGFVIPQVLNASNSASGSYTPAFYGFVGAYVLMLAVCWVCYIRPAQKRNTIGHI from the coding sequence GTGACTGTTGACCGCACCGCAGATGCACTGGCCCCCATCCAGTCCACTGCCACCGCCGCTCCCGCCCTCGAACACCGCCCCGGCCGCTGGATCGCCAACTGGGACGCCGAAAACAAGGGCCAGTGGGAATCCGAAGGCCGGTCCATCGCCAAGCGCAATCTCTACTGGTCCATCTTCGCCGAATTCCTCGGCTTCGTCGTCTGGCAGCTGTGGTCCATCGTGGTGGTCCAACTCCCCGCGGCCGGCTTCCGGTTCGATACCAACCAGATCTTCTGGCTCATCTCCATCCCCAGCCTCGTGGGCGCCACGCTTCGTATCCCCTACACGTTCATGGTTCCCAAGTTCGGTGGCCGGAACTGGACCATCGTCTCAGCGCTGCTCCTGCTCATTCCCACCACCGGGCTTGCCATCTGTGTCTCCAACCCGGAAACACCCTTTGGCGTCATGCTCCTGGTGGCCGCCCTCGCCGGCTTCGGTGGCGGCAACTTCGCCAGCTCGATGGCCAACATCACCTTCTTCTACCCGGCCCGCGAAAAGGGTTGGGCGCTGGGCCTGAACGCTGCCGGCGGCAACCTCGGTGCCGCCGTCGCACAGCTTGTTGTCCCCATCGCCATCACGCTCCTGGCCGCCGGAACCGTCAACCTGCCCATGGCAGGCATCATCTGGATTCCGCTGATCATCATCGCCGCCTTCGGTGCCTACAAGTACATGAACAACCTCACCAACGCCAAGGGTGACGTGGCCGGTTCGCTGGCCGCACTGAAGGAACCTCACCTGTGGATCATGGCGTTCCTTTACATTGGAACGTTCGGCTCGTTCATCGGCTTCGCCGGCGTCTTCCCCAAGTTGATCAAGGACTACTTCCCGGACTTCTCCTCCATCCACGTCGGAGCAGTGGCACTCTCGCTGGCGTTCCTCGGCCCCCTGGTCGGCTCCCTGGCCCGCCCCTACGGCGGACGCATGGCCGACCGCATGGGTGGCGCCCGGATGACCATTACCTCGTTCGCTTCCATGGCAGTCATCACGCTGACCATGATCTGGACGCTGCCCCTGAAGAACTTCTGGCTCTTCCTCACCCTGTTCCTGTTCCTCTTCCTGGCCAGTGGGTTCGGAAACGGTGCAACATACCGCATGATCCCGGTCATCTTCGCAACGTCCAGCCGGGCAGCACGCTCCGGAGCATCCAGCGCGGCCACTGCACGACTCGCCGCTTCCTCCCTGGGCCTGATCTCCGCGATCGGAGCCTACGGCGGCTTCGTAATCCCACAGGTCCTCAACGCTTCCAACTCGGCCAGCGGCTCCTACACCCCGGCGTTCTACGGATTCGTTGGAGCCTACGTCCTGATGCTCGCCGTCTGCTGGGTTTGCTACATCCGCCCGGCACAGAAGCGCAACACGATCGGACACATCTAG
- a CDS encoding FAD-dependent oxidoreductase, with amino-acid sequence MSERIVVVGFGPVAARLVDELLPAVRAGLVQLLVVGQETEAAYNRVMVAELGVGRTTAEALAMADVSELEADGVEVRLGIKVKRIDRARQLVILSDGSSEHYDRLVFATGSRPVIPNLTGLNPDPSRPVLPSGVTALRDLQDAAVLRSAVAEGQRVVVLGGGVLGLETALAAAEEGAQATVVHNGPFPLGRSIDRGSGSVLTSSLRSRGVRVAGNARSTGVETAGPGGAFSALLLDDGSAIDGDLLVLSCGVRPRTELAEGCGLPTATGILVDHHLRTYHEPHMFAIGDCAEVHCPDASCVDCRTASGPSGLVGPGWRQAEWLAEYLVVLARDGQEAADTLEALPTEKPGVVVLKARGINLAVAGDNQADPWDEELLEAGATSGRPRRQISQWADPEHGRYVKMTTRGGVLEGVVAVGMPRTAAELVVLFERSSELPADRSLLLRLDGPDQLDADATSNDPQRTVCRCAGVSAASISESVVHGCSSVGEVSKATRAGTGCGGCHEDIKGIIEKHFQAAAA; translated from the coding sequence ATGAGTGAGCGCATTGTTGTTGTTGGATTCGGGCCGGTGGCCGCGCGTCTTGTGGACGAACTGCTCCCTGCCGTCCGCGCCGGGCTGGTGCAGCTTCTGGTAGTAGGTCAGGAAACTGAAGCGGCGTACAACCGGGTGATGGTTGCTGAGCTCGGCGTTGGACGCACCACTGCGGAGGCCTTGGCCATGGCCGATGTGTCCGAACTGGAAGCCGACGGTGTTGAGGTCCGGCTGGGCATCAAGGTCAAAAGGATCGACCGCGCCCGCCAGCTGGTCATCCTGTCCGACGGTTCCTCCGAACACTATGATCGTCTGGTATTCGCCACCGGGTCCCGTCCAGTGATTCCCAACCTCACCGGCCTCAACCCCGACCCGTCCCGGCCCGTCCTTCCATCCGGGGTTACTGCTCTGCGTGATTTGCAGGATGCTGCCGTGCTTCGTTCCGCCGTGGCTGAAGGTCAACGCGTGGTGGTCCTGGGCGGCGGGGTGCTCGGGCTGGAAACCGCGTTGGCTGCCGCGGAAGAAGGCGCCCAGGCCACGGTGGTCCACAACGGGCCCTTCCCACTCGGCAGGAGCATCGACCGCGGCAGTGGCTCCGTCCTGACCAGCAGCCTGCGTTCCCGCGGCGTCCGGGTGGCCGGCAACGCCCGCTCCACCGGCGTGGAGACGGCCGGACCTGGCGGCGCCTTCTCCGCTTTGCTGTTGGATGACGGCTCGGCAATCGACGGCGACCTGCTCGTGTTGTCCTGCGGTGTGCGCCCCCGGACCGAGTTGGCGGAAGGGTGCGGGCTTCCTACCGCCACGGGGATACTGGTGGACCACCACCTCCGGACCTATCACGAGCCACACATGTTCGCGATTGGTGACTGCGCCGAAGTGCACTGCCCGGATGCGTCGTGTGTTGACTGTCGGACTGCTTCCGGCCCCTCCGGTCTTGTTGGTCCCGGCTGGCGGCAGGCTGAGTGGTTGGCCGAGTACCTTGTGGTCCTTGCCCGTGACGGCCAGGAAGCAGCAGATACCTTGGAAGCCCTGCCCACGGAGAAGCCCGGAGTGGTTGTCCTGAAGGCACGCGGCATCAACCTGGCCGTGGCAGGCGATAACCAAGCGGATCCATGGGACGAGGAGTTGCTGGAGGCCGGCGCAACCTCCGGACGCCCCCGCCGCCAGATTTCCCAGTGGGCCGATCCCGAACACGGCCGCTACGTGAAAATGACCACCCGCGGCGGAGTGCTGGAAGGCGTGGTGGCCGTGGGCATGCCCCGGACCGCCGCCGAGTTGGTGGTGCTCTTTGAACGTTCCTCGGAGCTGCCTGCCGACCGGTCCCTGTTGCTCCGCCTGGATGGACCTGACCAGCTTGATGCCGACGCCACCAGCAACGACCCCCAGCGGACTGTATGCCGCTGCGCCGGGGTGAGTGCGGCCAGTATTTCGGAGTCCGTGGTGCACGGTTGCAGCTCCGTGGGCGAGGTCTCCAAGGCCACCCGCGCCGGAACTGGCTGCGGAGGATGCCACGAGGACATCAAGGGGATCATCGAGAAGCACTTCCAGGCAGCCGCCGCGTAG
- a CDS encoding molybdopterin oxidoreductase family protein: protein MPNGADTHCPYCALQCAMTLTPTALAAPGTAATNAPTAETAKPELPLEVSGRDFPTNRGGLCRKGWTSASLLRHNGRVTEPMLKGSDGVHRPVSWDQALMLITAAVKETQQQFGNDAVGVFGGGGLTNEKAYLLGKFARLALRTSRIDYNGRFCMSSAAAASNRAFGVDRGLPFPVTDLDTASVILMLGSNVAETMPPFVQHLQGARDAGGLIVVDPRRSATAAFTSDGGGLHLQPTPGTDLALLLGISHVVVHEGLADADYIAANTSGYKAVVRSLSAFWPERVQSITGVPATLIRETARRLAQGARGHGSYILSGRGVEQHVDGTDTATAAINLSLLLGLPGSARSGYGTLTGQGNGQGGREHGQKADQLPGYRKITDSAARAHVARVWGIEESLIPGPGLPAVELLKSLGKPDGVRCLFVHGANVVVSAPDTNAVIEGLRSLDFLVVCDFFMSETAAEADLVLPVTQWAEEEGTLTNLEGRVIRRRRALSPPPGVRSELWLMARLAELLEAPSTFSDDPETVFEELRLASAGGLADYSGIDYAMLDRGEAAYWPYPAGSSGTPRLFADGFAHADGRAVMVPVTPSKRAVRSFADDSLALATGRLLEHYQSGAQTRRVSELLASQPQARLLIHPGTAATRGIANGDYATVTNERGEVLCRAELSTAVRPDTVFLPFHFPGQENANRLTEAITDPISGMPEFKTSRVWVRRAVAAQASPAIPTSSPAMAGLPVNAKEAS, encoded by the coding sequence ATGCCCAACGGCGCCGATACCCACTGCCCCTACTGCGCGCTCCAGTGCGCCATGACGCTGACCCCGACTGCCCTTGCAGCCCCGGGGACAGCGGCCACGAACGCACCCACCGCAGAAACGGCGAAGCCTGAGCTTCCCTTGGAAGTTTCCGGGCGCGACTTCCCCACCAACCGGGGCGGGCTGTGCCGTAAAGGCTGGACATCGGCGTCGTTGTTGCGTCACAACGGGCGCGTCACCGAGCCCATGCTCAAAGGTTCCGACGGCGTTCACCGGCCCGTCTCCTGGGACCAGGCCCTCATGCTCATCACGGCAGCGGTCAAGGAGACCCAGCAGCAGTTCGGGAATGACGCCGTGGGAGTTTTCGGCGGCGGCGGCCTCACCAATGAGAAGGCCTACCTGCTGGGCAAATTCGCCCGGCTGGCCCTGCGCACCTCCCGCATCGACTACAACGGCCGGTTCTGCATGTCCTCCGCTGCAGCTGCCAGCAACCGGGCCTTCGGCGTAGACCGCGGCCTCCCTTTCCCCGTCACGGACCTGGACACGGCCTCGGTGATCCTCATGCTCGGTTCCAACGTAGCCGAGACCATGCCACCGTTCGTCCAGCACCTTCAGGGCGCCCGGGACGCCGGCGGGTTGATTGTGGTGGACCCCCGCCGCTCGGCTACTGCAGCGTTCACGTCCGACGGCGGCGGCCTCCACTTGCAGCCGACGCCCGGCACTGATTTGGCGCTGCTTTTGGGCATCAGCCACGTGGTGGTGCACGAAGGGCTGGCAGACGCTGACTACATCGCCGCCAACACCAGCGGGTACAAGGCGGTAGTACGCAGCTTGTCTGCATTCTGGCCGGAGCGGGTGCAGTCCATCACCGGCGTCCCAGCCACCCTCATCCGGGAAACTGCCCGCCGCCTGGCGCAAGGAGCCCGCGGCCACGGCAGCTATATCCTCAGCGGCCGCGGCGTGGAACAACACGTTGATGGCACCGACACCGCAACTGCAGCCATCAACCTGAGCCTCCTCCTGGGCCTGCCCGGCTCCGCCCGCAGCGGTTACGGCACCCTTACGGGCCAGGGCAATGGGCAGGGCGGTCGCGAACACGGGCAGAAAGCCGACCAGCTTCCGGGCTACCGCAAAATCACCGACTCCGCGGCCCGCGCCCACGTTGCCCGTGTGTGGGGCATCGAGGAGTCGCTCATCCCCGGACCCGGGCTCCCCGCCGTCGAACTCCTCAAGTCCCTTGGCAAGCCCGACGGCGTCCGGTGCCTTTTCGTGCACGGCGCCAACGTGGTGGTCTCGGCGCCCGATACCAACGCAGTGATTGAAGGGCTCCGCAGTTTGGATTTCCTGGTGGTCTGCGATTTCTTCATGTCAGAAACCGCTGCCGAAGCGGATCTGGTGTTGCCCGTGACACAGTGGGCCGAGGAAGAAGGCACGCTCACCAACCTCGAGGGACGCGTGATCCGCCGTCGACGCGCACTCTCGCCTCCCCCGGGTGTTCGCAGCGAATTGTGGCTCATGGCCCGGCTGGCGGAGTTGCTTGAGGCTCCTTCGACGTTCAGCGATGATCCCGAGACTGTTTTCGAAGAGCTGCGCCTGGCCTCTGCCGGTGGCTTGGCTGACTATTCAGGCATCGACTACGCCATGCTGGATCGGGGCGAAGCCGCTTATTGGCCCTACCCTGCAGGCAGTTCCGGGACGCCGAGGCTCTTTGCCGATGGCTTTGCCCATGCTGATGGACGGGCCGTCATGGTTCCGGTGACCCCGTCCAAGCGGGCTGTCCGTTCGTTCGCGGATGACTCCCTGGCACTGGCAACCGGCAGGCTTCTGGAGCACTACCAATCCGGAGCCCAGACCCGGCGCGTCAGCGAACTCCTGGCGTCCCAGCCGCAGGCCCGGCTCCTCATACACCCGGGCACGGCGGCCACCCGCGGCATTGCCAACGGCGACTACGCCACCGTGACCAACGAACGCGGAGAAGTGCTCTGCCGTGCCGAGCTGAGCACCGCGGTCCGTCCGGATACGGTCTTCCTGCCGTTCCACTTTCCCGGCCAGGAAAACGCCAACCGGCTCACGGAAGCAATCACTGATCCCATCTCCGGCATGCCGGAGTTCAAGACCAGCCGGGTGTGGGTCCGGAGGGCAGTGGCTGCGCAAGCTTCACCGGCCATTCCCACAAGCAGTCCAGCCATGGCCGGTTTGCCGGTAAACGCCAAGGAGGCCTCATGA
- a CDS encoding nucleoside triphosphate pyrophosphatase, with translation MTRLILASQSPARTKLLTEAGIRHDVLVSDVDEDAVQAKYGVTDAHDTALLLARAKAEAVASLPEAEGALVIGCDSVFEFDGESHGKPYTAEVARERMLRMSGSQGVLHTGHWLIDCRDTAADVDEDAEDEPAEGSGATVGAVSSAEVHFAEMSTYDIDAYIATEEPLHCAGSFTIDGLGGAFIRKVDGDPHAVVGLSISTLRDLLVHADVRITELWDNDEQ, from the coding sequence GTGACCCGATTGATTCTTGCCTCCCAGTCCCCCGCCCGCACCAAGCTGCTCACGGAGGCCGGAATCAGGCATGACGTCCTGGTCTCGGACGTTGACGAGGACGCTGTCCAGGCGAAGTATGGGGTCACTGACGCGCACGACACCGCACTCTTGCTGGCCCGTGCCAAGGCCGAGGCGGTCGCTTCCCTCCCAGAGGCTGAGGGTGCCTTGGTAATCGGCTGCGATTCGGTATTCGAGTTCGACGGCGAGTCCCATGGCAAGCCCTACACTGCGGAGGTTGCCCGGGAACGCATGCTGCGGATGAGCGGCTCGCAGGGAGTTCTCCACACCGGCCACTGGCTGATTGACTGCCGGGACACCGCAGCCGACGTGGACGAGGACGCTGAAGATGAGCCTGCCGAAGGCTCGGGTGCCACGGTCGGAGCCGTTTCCAGCGCGGAGGTGCACTTCGCTGAGATGAGCACCTACGACATCGACGCCTACATCGCCACCGAAGAACCCCTGCACTGCGCCGGATCCTTCACAATCGACGGCCTGGGTGGCGCCTTCATCCGCAAGGTCGACGGCGACCCGCACGCCGTCGTCGGGCTTTCCATCTCCACACTGCGCGACTTGCTGGTCCATGCGGACGTGCGGATCACCGAGCTCTGGGACAACGACGAGCAGTAG
- a CDS encoding MFS transporter produces MSSTAPSKEGESTKPVNSRGKVIFASLIGTTIEFYDFYAYATASVLVFPKLFFPDATDINALLSAFAIFGVAFFARPIGAVVFGHFGDKIGRKGTLVASLLTMGIATFLIGLLPTASMPGWAVLAPIMLVVLRFFQGLALGGEWSGAALLATENAPKGKRAIYGTFPQLGAPIGFIIANVIFIWMNVALSAEEFLAWGWRVPFILSAVLVIVGLYVRLKLVESVSFTKVIEQEKVQKLPLAATLKSHWRPVVAGTFIMFATYVLFYIMTTFTLSYGTKPTLAGAQAAAEKAGKPMTADQIAAFVPGLGITRSDFLWMLIIGVVFFGIFTVVSGPLAEKWGRRKFLLGVTAGIFVFGALWFTMFGPGQGAAMVGLIVGFTLMGLTFGPMAAILPELFPANVRYTGSAVAYNLSSMIGAAPASFVAIALWSAANGSTWLVGVYMAAAAVVTFIALWLTRETKDTDYENNVA; encoded by the coding sequence ATGTCTTCCACTGCACCATCCAAGGAAGGCGAGTCCACTAAGCCAGTGAACTCGCGGGGCAAGGTGATCTTCGCGAGCCTGATCGGCACGACGATCGAGTTCTACGACTTCTACGCCTATGCCACCGCGTCGGTACTCGTCTTCCCGAAGCTCTTCTTCCCTGATGCCACGGACATCAATGCGCTGCTCAGTGCGTTCGCCATCTTCGGTGTTGCCTTCTTTGCCCGTCCCATCGGTGCCGTGGTCTTCGGCCACTTCGGCGACAAGATCGGACGCAAGGGCACCCTGGTCGCATCGCTGCTGACCATGGGTATTGCGACCTTCCTCATCGGACTCCTGCCCACGGCCTCCATGCCGGGATGGGCCGTCCTGGCTCCGATCATGCTCGTAGTCCTCCGCTTCTTCCAGGGCCTCGCTTTGGGCGGCGAATGGTCCGGTGCGGCTTTGCTCGCCACAGAGAACGCGCCGAAGGGCAAACGCGCCATCTACGGAACGTTCCCCCAACTGGGCGCACCCATCGGCTTCATCATCGCCAACGTGATCTTCATCTGGATGAACGTTGCCCTGAGTGCCGAAGAGTTCCTCGCCTGGGGTTGGCGCGTACCGTTTATCCTCAGCGCAGTGTTGGTCATCGTGGGCCTTTACGTTCGCCTGAAGCTGGTGGAGAGCGTGTCCTTCACCAAGGTCATCGAGCAGGAAAAGGTGCAGAAGCTGCCGCTCGCAGCCACCCTCAAGAGCCACTGGCGTCCCGTCGTGGCCGGTACCTTCATCATGTTTGCCACCTACGTGCTCTTCTACATCATGACCACGTTCACCCTGTCCTATGGCACCAAGCCCACGCTGGCCGGCGCCCAAGCGGCAGCGGAAAAGGCCGGCAAGCCCATGACGGCAGATCAGATCGCGGCGTTTGTTCCCGGCTTGGGAATCACCCGCTCGGACTTCCTCTGGATGCTGATCATCGGCGTCGTATTCTTCGGCATTTTCACCGTGGTCTCCGGACCTCTCGCTGAGAAGTGGGGCCGGCGCAAGTTCCTGCTGGGCGTCACCGCCGGCATCTTCGTGTTCGGTGCGCTCTGGTTCACCATGTTTGGTCCCGGCCAGGGAGCCGCAATGGTGGGTCTGATCGTCGGCTTCACCCTGATGGGCCTGACCTTCGGCCCCATGGCAGCGATTCTTCCCGAGTTGTTCCCGGCCAATGTCCGCTACACCGGCTCTGCGGTGGCGTACAACCTGTCTTCCATGATCGGCGCGGCCCCTGCCTCGTTCGTGGCAATTGCCCTCTGGTCTGCAGCGAACGGAAGCACTTGGCTGGTGGGCGTCTACATGGCGGCCGCTGCTGTGGTGACGTTCATCGCGCTGTGGCTGACGCGCGAAACCAAGGACACGGACTACGAAAACAACGTAGCCTAA